CATGAGGTTCCTGCTGCTGTCGAACAGAAAGCTGGCCGCGTGATCGATGGTCGAATCATTTCGTCCACACCTGGCACTCGAACGAGTAAATAAATCATcgacgaaaataaaattccgTCCTCCTCGTCCTATCTAGTTTCCTTGTGTATTTACATCGGGAAACGACTCGAAACAACGTAGCGACAATCGTGGGTCGCGACGATTAATATTCTGATTGACGAAACGTTTCTGCCAGCGAAACTGCGCTCGTCGCGTTGTTTTCACGACATAGTTCCAAACTTCCTTCCCCGGTTGGATTTGCAAGGTTACGGTTTTCTAGTCACGAACCATGGAATTAATTTCTCGTTTATGAATCGTTGGTTTGGCAAACAGTCGTGGTTGGACCTTGACCCCTTCCGCTCATGGATCGACTAGAAATCGTACACGGTTGGTTCCGCGGAACAGCGAAACGAATCGAATCGACGTTCGTTCGAAATGGTAGAACGTGAATCGATCTGAAAATGCGGCCGTAGAAGGCGCGACATTCCACGGTCGTGGCGAAGGGTCGAAATTAGTCGACCCGATTGCCACGAAAGCCGGTTCTTCTGGAGGGAAACGGAACAATGCCAATGTTATTTCGGTCGATGATCGAACGTGTGTGCCATGGTCGGAGAAAAGCGTGCCACCGGATCTCTACGAAGTCATTTCGCGAGCCGACCGAATTAGACCGCTGAAAACTTTGCAGCCGTTCCCACTGTTCCTAGGACGACCCTTCGTTCCACCTTGTGTCAGGTGCATGGAATCTTTTGCTCAACGAGCACGCTTCCACCTTGCGGCTTAGCGTTAGCGGCTCGACCACGCTTCTGTAACCCTCTCGAATAGTCTTTGGATCAAAGATTAATATCCGAACGCACACGGCTATTTTTCTACCTTTTGCATCGTTGCTCGGATCGAAATTGATTCTGATCTTACGCGAAACTTGGACCAGTCGAGTAAAGAACCGAGTATTGTCAGTGGGGAAATAAAATGCTAAATACAAAAGTTGCGATCTTAGCTTGCCATCGTATTATATCGAATGTCCGTCGCGCAGGCGCCCGCGTGTTTACGCGAAATAGGTTGATGCGTACACTTTTTTCGATAATCGCTCCGAGAATAGCCAACCTTCGACGCTGTATCGACCATCGTGTTTATTTTCCACGATTTCTTGCGTGGAAACTTTGCCTTTAACTGTCTCCGATGCTCGAAATCGATCGTCGCGGCTCATTTTGGAACCGGTCGATACGCGAAGAACGCTGTAGCAGCAGGGAAGCGGTCAAGTGCAAAGACCTAAACAGAATGTTAGTCGTGCAGCTCTCTGTTTCCACGACTTATCGTCCAAGTTGCTCGGATTTCGTTTAAGTATTTTTGACGAATGAACGCGGCTCCGGTGACCTGAATTCGCGTCATTCATCTTCGCGTTGCAACAGCAATGCGCTATTTTCGAAATTGCTCTCGTACGCGGCTTCTAGTCCGAACGATCGATTCCGTTTGCTGTAATATACTCCGAAGCGCTCGCTCgatgaaattttaaagaaacattAATTGCTTTCGGAAAAGACTTTTATCCTCCGAAGCGAAACTTGGATCGAAAAGCAACAACGGGTGGCTTATATATTTTGTCATCGATAGATGAGAAATGAATTGTCGCTATCCCTTAGGATGCGCTTGACAGCGCAAATTGCGGGACGACGTAAAATACGAAGCGTCTTGCTGTTCGCTTTTCCATTCGGAACGTTCTTTCGTTTTCTAGCTGCGACGATCGAGCAGTGTATCCGATCGATCAGAAGCTATCCCGTAGCGTTCCTAGCGCGAGCTAGAACGGTCGAGCGTTCGAGGATGCACGCTCGCGGGTCAAATGGAGGCGCGAGAGACAATTTTTGCGCAGCAGACGCGTAGTACGTGAACCACGACGCTCCCGAAATAGACAACGCGGTAGAATTTTACGACGGCGACGCTATAACGGTTTGTTGCGTCACTGTTACGCCACGCTTTTCTATAAAGGCCGTTTGTTTCCCGTCGGAGGCTCAGACCGTCTTCCGAAATGATCGTCGATGATGCTCGAGTCTCGCGCTTCTAAACCTGTCACGTGCTTTTTATCAGAAATATTCGCAAGCTTGCCGACGCTCTCGCCGAAGTTCCTTACGAGATTCTATCGAGATCCGGTTACGATTACGTTGGCCGTACGCCCGAATTCGAACTGGGAGGGAACAATGCGAATGTTCGTTGGGTGTTTCTGTATTTTATTGTCAGACAGAGTGAAAGACTATTGATCGTCGATCGACGAAAGGCTATTGATCGTCGATCAAACGAGTCTTTTGAGGATCGAACGTTGTCCTCAGCGGGTAGTGGCTCGTGTGTGGCTGAGTGTGACTCGTTTCACTTACCGAAACTAGAGACCACTGCTTTTACTGCTGCAGGAAAGATCAAAGACGATCGCGAAGATCCGAGAACGCGAATCAAGAGGACGGGAAACGCGACTAGATTCGATCGAAGAGGGTTGGTCGATTATTCTCGCGGTTTGCTAGGCCTTTCGTTCGCCTCCAATTGACTGACTCTAATAAAAGACGGGAACGGTTCTCGGTGTCTGGACACTACGCGATCGTGGTGGGAGCTTCGACAAGAAATCAAAATAGATTACCGACCGGCCGCAGGTACGATTAATAGGGTTTCCGGTTGGAAGAAAACCAATTCAGACGTGTTAGAGAAACGAGAAAGGTGGTAACAAATTGTAACAGCTGAAGCTTTGTAGCTTCTCGAGTTAGCCGCGTTCCAGAGGAACCATCTTTCGTTCGCATAGAAGTTTTTCGATTCTGAAAAACTTCGGTTTAGTACTGTCACAGTTTGActtaataaaagagaaaaagatgaaaCATCGACAAGTTGTTTGATTATCCCAGTCATTTCTTTGAGAAGAAGAAACATGGAAACGCGCGGTACTCGATTGATCGTATATTTGAGTAACGTTTAATACAGACATCGAAACGAGCGAGTAAAGTTATTAGTCAGCGACGAATCGAGATAAAAAGATCGTAGGTTTGGCCAATTCGCGTTTCTACAACATAATTCGCATTGCGCAGTGGCCACGGTGACGAACATGCTTGTACGATGTTCGGCTTCAATCCTACACGATTCCTATTTCCGTCCATCTAAATAAAGCCGAAAGCGGCCCAGTTCCGGCGCAACGCGCGAGACAACGCCTCGCGATTGCGCTGCACTTCGTATCATTATGCCGCAGATATTTCAACAACAGTCAGACTGTTTACGATTAGCCAAGATCGACGTTTAAACTGTCGCGAGAGCTCGATATCTGTCAGTGGGAACAGCGAAAGTTTCcagagaagggaaagaaagattCTGGAACAACCGAATAAATCGTTTGACGATTGCATAAAATTGCACGGTAACTTGTATATTACTCAATGAGAATTTATTTGCGCCGGTGATCGCGGCAATGTCGACGGTAAATCGTTCGTAAGCTCGGAAACGATGTTCTCGTACACTTAAGAGCGGTAAACAGGCCCGAGCTTGGCACGAATCGCGATTTACGCGCACCTTGACAGCTGACTGTGCGCATTTGGGTCACCGGTGAGATTTCAGGTTTTCTTAATGCGAAAGCAATGCCACCGATGCAATAAAAACGCACGGCGGAACGATGCAAAGTACCTTCGCAAAACAGTCGCGCGCGATCTTTCGTTTTTTCGCCGGATTTTAACCGTAAATGGAAAAATCAACCGCGTGTAGGACGACGAATCAGATTCGCTTGAAAGAGTAACAGTAAAAATTGTTGGTTtcgtgaaaattaattaaaaaagtatgAATTATCGCTTAGTCCGCGCGAACGATTCAGTATTTCCCGCGTTAGAATTCGAAACGTGCATCGAGATTCGTTTCTATGTATCGATGGCAGCGATCGAGGTTAGCAAACCTCTACCGTCGATAAAGGAGATTTCAGTAGATAAGAACGTTTCGTCACGGAGTGAGCTACGGCTATCTTACTAGCGCCGCACGGTAAGTTTATCTGATCGGGTACGGCCGGTACTATTATTTCCTCTTTCGAGCGGGAAATTGAAAACCTTTAAGGACGTTTCATTAAGCAATTCGCAGCTTGTTCTCACTTTCGTTTGGACTTAAACGTTGCCATAAATTGTCGTAGAATTAGCGAAATTTGCAAGTAAACGGCAAATAAACCGTACTAACCTCGTCGCAAGCTGCGCACCTGGGTTTCAGCTGTTCGGCGTAATGCCTCTCGCAGAACAGAGTGTCGTCGTGTACGCAGTAAGCGAGATCAACGAGAAGCTCCTTACACTCTGTGCATCGGAAACAAGCAGGATGATACAAAAGACCCAACTTGCTCGCTGATACGGCGAGGCTACCGTATTTCAGGGGTGCGTGACACGCGCCGCAATCCTACAAACGAATCAAACACTCTTAGTTTCGTACTTCGATAGAATCgcatagaataataatattcgCGTTGATACTTACGAGATCTCTCTCGAGTACTTCCTGTACGCTTCCGATATCTAACGCGATCTCGTTCCTCGCCGCCATAAAATCGTCGGCGCTACTGGCATGTTTCGGATTCAAATGGCGACAATAAGCTCTGGCTAAGTCCTGCTTAGGTAGCTGAATCGCCAATTGTCGGTCCCTGTATCGTTCCCCAGGCGTGCCTAGCCTGGGTACGGATATCTCCGGCAGCATGGAGAAGTATTCTTCCACCTGCAACAAAAGGAAAACGAGCGTGATGTAGCGCCGATGTAATTTCCAACGAAACAAGGACGGATCGCTGCAAAAACTCGCGTGTCTATCCAATGCCCAGTAAGATATGGTAAACGTGAGTTGTTAGCGGAAGCAGCGAAAGATAGAGCATCCGCCGATGATAAAGACCAGCTCCTGGTAATTTACACCGAGAGCtttagaaaatattgtaaactGCAAGCGCGTGCAAACGAGCTACTCGACCGTGAACGCGTAACGAAACGTTTTTCACGATCGTATTactaccgtatctcgttattaGAGAGTTTGTTACATCTGCAGATGGTATCCTCTCGACGTAATCGACCAGATAACTCCAGACAATTGTAGAATTTCATGTGTTACGATTGTTTGTTGAATCTCGGCGGTTGCGTCAAATCGAGACGGTACGCGCGCGGTTAAACGGGATCGAGCAGGAAGCGATTATCACGTTGTACGGAACGAGCACGGAACAAACGATCGCGATTACCCACCTTGTGAGCTGGTAGACCAGGAGGAGCCCAGGCGAGGCCCTTCTCCCTGGGGTCGAAAGCAACCGGGCACGAAGATTCTTCGCCTTTAAGGCCCAAACGAGACCTGACCGATACCCATTCTTCGTGGCACACATCGTGCGCCTCTCGGGGACACTTGCAACTGGTGCAGTTCTTTctgaaaaggagaaagaatctCTCAGTAATTCGTTACTTTGCAAAGTCATGCATCATTCATGATATACTCGGAATTTCTCGTGGTATCGAGCAAGAAGATTAATGTCTCTCTCCCGTTTAGGAAACTGCCTTAGTTTCCCCGTGGCTGTATGTAGGGCGAACACCAATACCTTAGCTGTACGTATCTATTAAACCGAGAGGATACCACGGAGGCTAAATATTTGTCTCCAGTCTTTCATTAACTCCGGATACGTCTCCATGTCCTGATAGAACCTTTAATCGAATCCAGTTTTATTGCGCTTTAACGCGAAGCGCTTCCTGCCGATGCTCTAATCAATGCAAACATCTGTGTTAtttttttccaacgatgtcctcgTTTCCTATTTTTTTCAATTCGTCTACTCTTCCAACTTTGCAACTGGGATACGCTCGTTTCGTCGACGTTAACAACTCTCGATGCCGCGACCTGATCTTTCTTAGCGCGTAGAAAACTACGATATTAATTCCAGCAGAAACAAAAAGACGTTTGGAAAAACGTTGCCTGCGGCAATCTGCGATTCGATTCGGGAATAACAGGGGAAAGGCTGATTGCGTAAAAGTCGCGACTCTAATTCCTGCCGCCCACGTATCATACGCTAATGGTAGGATCGAACGTCAATCGTATAATCAAGGGGATGCATTTGCCCTGTTGCCGGCATTCATCGCCGTTCTACCGCACCCTTCCGGATATATCAGCGGCAAGGTCGTCGCGACGCTAACACGAaactctcttttcttctttcgtgcATTCGACCTCGATAATACGACCACAAGGGCTCTCAGATAAATCTAACAAAGGGAAGCTTTATCCGGCGCTATATTCAGggaaaaaacgaggaaaaataaAGACGAGGAAGCGACGGGTGTTGCGGCGATTTACTCGCAAATCTACGAATTTCGATTTATAGGACCAGACGAACAGTGGGGACGGGCGAAACATAGGCGAAGATCGACGCAGAGGAGAGCTCGTTAAATTTAACAGTGCCAGCGGACGCATTAATGGGCCGCCGTAAAATCGGGTTTCATAGAAGCGCGATTTCGAGACTGAGAAGACATTCGCGCTCGACGCAACTTGACACCTTATTTTCGTCGATCGAGCAACCGAGAACGAAAAAGATTCTTCGTATCCCGTTCGTAAATTCTCGAAGCTAAACTAGTCCATCGAGAGCTCCTTTCGCGGGTCGTTTAAAGTGCGACCGAGAGTTCGTAAAAGGCGAAGCATCGCTCTGTTCTTACGTGACCGCGATATCCGGCTATACTGAAACTTATCTTTTCCCCTTGATAATCAGAGAAACAACGATTTTTAACTCGGCAACCTTTGAGGAATTATTCCCGTGGGACACGGCGCAACACTTTTCATAATGTCGCGTCCATAATGTCAGAGAAATAGACGCTTTGTTTGCCAACGGACCATAATCCGCCCGTTGGCAAAGAGGTCTTGAGCGATAAAGGGTTCTCGCGACTGCTACGGAACGGCTCGTTTCTCGCGCCTTTTTCGTTGACAAGGGGACGATAACGTTGAACATCCACCCGCGCGTCGTGTTACGTTCTCTCGATATTATACGAGCGCTGTGGATGTGTCCTGGTATTGCAGGGTGGATGCAAATTAACGTTGACGCCTCGTTAACTCTGCGAACGTGAAACGTAATACTCGCATGGTGGACCATAATTCATTCGCATTCATAGCACGCTGTCCTAGAGCCGTTTCAAATGGTTCGCTAGCGACACGCTCGTTTTCCTTTGCCCACGTGAATATCCGCTGACACCGATTCGATCGCGAATACGATTCCGCTCGTCGTACGCGTAAAAAAGCAAATTTTCCATGAGAAACACCGCGTTTTCGAGTAACCGATTTGTACGAATGGAGGTTTTTAAATTTGGCTCGATCGTGCCTCGCATCGAACTCGTGAAAAACAACACGCGCGAGTTTAACCAATTACGCGCCTCCTTCCATTTAAATCTCGTTGCGAACTAGTCGAAGTGGCTTGCTACAAAGCTCGAGCATAATCAACAATGATAAGGAAGCACCATGGCCTGTTCTGAAATGGCATCTCGTAAGGAGCGACGAGAATCGCGGAGATGCCATCGTAAAAAATTTAGCAGAATAATTTACGAGGTCCCACGCGCGTCACGCACGACTATTTGCGTCCTTTGGTTCGAGCAGCGAGACCATACCGCGCGATTAATTCCTCGGGAGATATATAAACCGAGCGATTTGTCCCGACATTCCACGATGGGTGATACAAGCGTAACGCGTGTAAGCGGCGCTGTTGGTGCGGAATCCGAAAAAACGTAAAACTGAAGAGGCCAGAGTGGACTTATATTAATGCGCTTCTACCGCGAGAAAAGAAGCCGCGGCGCAGGAAAATCGGCCTGGAATCGTCGCCAGATCATCGAGTTTATTAATTGCCAGTGGTGGAAGATAACGCGCCGACGTGGTTCGAAGGAACACGCGTAACACGACCGGTTAAACGACGCTAATTCGATTTGCACGCGGTGCGATTGAAGGAATCGCGCGCGTGTCACGCGGTCGATCGACCGGCTACATTTCTATGGCACGGCGCTTCGCGTGCCAAGAAAGGTGCGCGCGTGAAATCTGGAAAAGCGAAAGACTGTGTCGTGAGAAGTAGTCGTCGACGTGACTAACTTCGATCCGACTTTCTAAGCTGCTTTCTGTCGTGAAACGGGCAACCAACGAGCCATCGACGGCAACTCTGTCTGCCTGCTAATGccgtttaattatatttatgctGTTCTTCCCCACCAGTCCTCTCACCGGCGCTAATGGACCTCTAGAATTTTAATTGGTCGCGATGTTATCGAGTAAACGCGTTGCCTTGAGATTGTTAGACGTCCGTGAAAGGTGTTACGGTCTGCCCGTAAACGATCTATCAACTGTGATGGCACGTGTCTGGGAGGAGCAAATATTAACCGTGTACTATCGTTAAACACGTCGGCCGGAATCGAAAGCGTATGTACCTTAGGGCGCCAGCTCGAACTCGATAAGAACCACCGAGAGCTCGATAAAACCTGAATTCAAATATCGTCACGGTAAAACCTGAATTCCCTACGTTTTAACCCCAGCTAAATCCAAATCCGATAGAACAGGTTTGCCACATAATCCACTCGCAGCAAACTCGTTTGCAGAAACTAACTTTGCCGCTTTCTTCAATTACCTAACTATCAGCTCGAACAGCTCGAACTGGTCGAACACCTTACAGTACAGGTGCAACACCCTGACGCAGGCCCACTTCATACCGGGCCAGGGTGCCAGGCTGAGATCCAGCCCGTCCTCCAGGGGACACTTGCCGATGGCGAGGCCTCGTTTCAGCTCCGCGCCGGAGATCGTTGGAAACCGATTTTTTCGATCGAGCATGGGATTCCTCCTGGTGCGTGATGCATCCACGCCACCGGGAATTAATCCCCTTTTGATCTCGGCGCCGGACAACGTCGGGTACCTGTCCCGACGATCCAACGATACGGCTTTCTTGTAAAAATCCTTCTCGGGCACGGAAGGACATCTGGCGCGCGTCGCTTCGTGAAAAGGAGGACTCACGGGTCGTTTTTTCGGCTCCGGTATCTTCACTCTGATCCCTTGAGGTTCTGCGCCCGGCGACGATACGCAGGACACCCTCACCTCCATCTTTGGGCCCTCCTGACTCGGTCCCTTGGGACTCATCCTGGGGCCCAAACCCGAGAGCAGCGTTGGCGTCGTATGACGCCTTTGCAGTTTGTCGTTCAGGATGAGCTGTTCGATTCTCTACCTTTGATCTTCATCTTCACGTCCGCTTCTCGAGATTTCAAGGGTTCTCCAAGCTTCGTGAATCTTCTTCAAAGTTTTTGCCAGGTGTCTAGAATGATTAATTTTAAGGCTAGGAGAAGGTTTCTGCTTTCTCGTTGATCCTCGTGATCGCTGGCCGAGTCACAGGTGTACCGGACTTTCGTCCCGAGTGTGAGTCATCGAAACATCGCGA
The Bombus terrestris chromosome 10, iyBomTerr1.2, whole genome shotgun sequence genome window above contains:
- the LOC100650291 gene encoding zinc finger protein 845 isoform X4; its protein translation is MSPKGPSQEGPKMEVRVSCVSSPGAEPQGIRVKIPEPKKRPVSPPFHEATRARCPSVPEKDFYKKAVSLDRRDRYPTLSGAEIKRGLIPGGVDASRTRRNPMLDRKNRFPTISGAELKRGLAIGKCPLEDGLDLSLAPWPGMKWACVRVLHLYCKVFDQFELFELIVRKNCTSCKCPREAHDVCHEEWVSVRSRLGLKGEESSCPVAFDPREKGLAWAPPGLPAHKVEEYFSMLPEISVPRLGTPGERYRDRQLAIQLPKQDLARAYCRHLNPKHASSADDFMAARNEIALDIGSVQEVLERDLDCGACHAPLKYGSLAVSASKLGLLYHPACFRCTECKELLVDLAYCVHDDTLFCERHYAEQLKPRCAACDELIFSGEYTKAMNKDWHSGHFCCWQCDESLTGQRYVLRDEHPYCIKCYESVFANGCEECNKIIGIDSKDLSYKDKHWHEACFLCNRCRVSLVDKQFGSKVDKIYCGNCYDAQFASRCDGCGEIFRAGTKKMEYKTRQWHEKCFCCVVCKNPIGTKSFIPREQEIYCAACYEDKFATRCVKCNKIITSGGVTYKNEPWHRDCFTCSNCNNSLAGQRFTSRDDKPYCADCFGELFAKRCTACSKPITGIGGTRFISFEDRHWHNDCFICAGCKTSLVGRGFITDGEDIICPDCAKMKFM